In Neoarius graeffei isolate fNeoGra1 chromosome 9, fNeoGra1.pri, whole genome shotgun sequence, one genomic interval encodes:
- the rprma gene encoding protein reprimo A produces the protein MKMNGTTFNQTDGGIFSNRTEEILSCCNFSSVVTDDGFATAAAPDDERSLFIMRAVQIAVMCVLSLTVVFGIFFLGCNLLIKSEGMINFLVTDRRPSKEVEAVIVSVY, from the coding sequence ATGAAAATGAACGGCACGACGTTTAACCAAACGGACGGTGGTATTTTCTCCAACCGGACTGAGGAGATCTTGTCGTGTTGTAACTTCTCATCGGTGGTGACAGACGACGGGTTCGCGACGGCGGCGGCACCAGACGATGAGCGCAGCCTGTTCATCATGAGAGCCGTGCAGATCGCTGTGATGTGTGTGCTGTCTCTCACTGTCGTCTTCGGCATCTTCTTCCTCGGCTGCAACCTCCTCATCAAGTCCGAGGGGATGATCAACTTTTTGGTGACGGATCGGAGACCGAGCAAAGAAGTAGAAGCTGTTATAGTGAGCGTTTATTAG